The genome window GTAAACGATTTTGTCGAAACTCCTTTTGATTTGTTAATCAATTATTACGATGTTAATAAAAGCGGTCTTTTGTTATTGTCAACCAAATCAAAAGCCAAATTTAAAGTAGGATTTGACACGGTTGACAAAAGAGTCAATCATTTTATCATAAAAACAGTCGTTGAAAATTTTAATGAGTTTGTTTTAGAACTGTTTAAGTATTTGAAAATTTTAAATAAAATATAAAAAATGCAATCATTTATTGGTACAGGTGTTGCTTTAGTTACGCCATTTAAAAAAGATTTTTCGGTTGATGTAGAGGCTTTAACTCGAATAGTGAATTATGTAATTGAAGGTGGAGTAGAGTACTTAGTAGTTTTAGGTACTACAGCAGAATCGGCAACGTTATCACAAGACGAAAAAGAATTAGTTATCGATACAATAATTAAAGCAAATGCAGAAAGATTGCCTTTGGTTTTAGGAGTTGGAGGAAACAATACGCACAAAGTTGTTGAAGAATTGAAAACTAGAGATTTTTCTCATTTCTCAGCGATTTTATCGGTTTCGCCTTATTATAATAAACCTACGCAAGAAGGTATTTACCAACATTTTAAAGCAGTTGCTGAAGCGTCTCCAATTCCAGTAATCTTATATAATGTACCAGGAAGAACAGCAAGTAATATGTTGCCATCAACGGTTATCCGAATTGCAAATGATTTCAAAAATGTAATCGGAATTAAAGAAGCGGCTGGCGATATCGTTCAAGCAATGAAATTAATCCAAATAAAACCAGAAGGATTTTTAGTAATTTCTGGAGATGACATGATTACGTTACCAATGGTTTTAGCGGGTGGAGCAGGAGTGATTTCGGTGATTGGTGAAGGTTTTCCGAAGGAATTCTCTGAAATGGTACGTTTAGGTCTGCAAAGAAAAGTAGATGAAGCGTATAAATTACATTACCTTTTAGCGAATAGTAT of Flavobacterium channae contains these proteins:
- the dapA gene encoding 4-hydroxy-tetrahydrodipicolinate synthase, coding for MQSFIGTGVALVTPFKKDFSVDVEALTRIVNYVIEGGVEYLVVLGTTAESATLSQDEKELVIDTIIKANAERLPLVLGVGGNNTHKVVEELKTRDFSHFSAILSVSPYYNKPTQEGIYQHFKAVAEASPIPVILYNVPGRTASNMLPSTVIRIANDFKNVIGIKEAAGDIVQAMKLIQIKPEGFLVISGDDMITLPMVLAGGAGVISVIGEGFPKEFSEMVRLGLQRKVDEAYKLHYLLANSIDMIFEQGNPGGIKEVFKALGLSENTVRLPLVNVNEDLATRLHNFTRKLS